A genome region from Bacteroides stercoris ATCC 43183 includes the following:
- the trmD gene encoding tRNA (guanosine(37)-N1)-methyltransferase TrmD has protein sequence MRIDIITVLPEMIEGFFNCSIMKRAQNKGLAEIHIHNLRDYTEDKYRRVDDYPFGGFAGMVMKIEPIERCINALKAEREYDEVIFTTPDGEQFNQPMANTLSLAKNLIILCGHFKGIDYRIREHLITKEISIGDYVLTGGELAAAVMADAIVRIIPGVISDEQSALSDSFQDNLLAAPVYTRPADYKGWKVPEILLSGHEAKIKEWELQQSLERTRKLRPDLLGE, from the coding sequence ATGCGTATTGATATCATTACTGTTCTGCCGGAAATGATTGAAGGCTTCTTCAATTGCTCTATAATGAAACGTGCTCAAAATAAAGGGCTTGCAGAAATACATATTCATAACCTTCGTGATTATACTGAAGATAAATACCGTCGGGTGGATGATTATCCTTTTGGTGGTTTTGCCGGAATGGTTATGAAGATAGAACCTATAGAGCGCTGCATCAATGCTTTGAAAGCCGAACGGGAGTATGATGAGGTCATTTTCACGACTCCGGATGGTGAACAGTTTAACCAGCCTATGGCTAATACGCTGTCTCTCGCTAAAAATCTTATAATTCTTTGCGGGCATTTTAAGGGAATTGATTACCGTATCCGCGAACATCTCATAACGAAGGAAATCAGTATCGGAGACTATGTATTGACTGGTGGCGAACTGGCGGCGGCCGTTATGGCTGATGCTATTGTACGTATTATTCCCGGAGTTATCTCTGACGAGCAATCGGCCCTTTCCGATTCTTTTCAGGATAATCTGTTAGCTGCTCCCGTTTATACGCGCCCGGCTGATTACAAAGGATGGAAAGTTCCGGAAATTTTACTATCCGGTCATGAGGCTAAAATTAAGGAATGGGAGCTGCAACAGTCATTGGAAAGAACTCGGAAATTACGTCCGGATTTGTTAGGTGAGTAA
- a CDS encoding dihydroorotate dehydrogenase, with product MADLSVNIGELQMKNPVMTASGTFGYGEEFADFIDISRIGGIIVKGTTLHKREGNPYPRMAETPSGMLNAVGLQNKGVHYFVEHIYPRIKDIKTNMIVNVSGSAIEDYMETAAIINELVNIPAIELNISCPNVKQGGMAFGVTAKGAEEVVKAVRSVYKKTLIVKLSPNVTDITEIARAAENGGADSVSLINTLLGMAVDAERRRPILSTVTGGMSGAAVKPIALRMVWQVAKAVKIPVIGLGGIMNWKDAVEFMLAGASAIQIGTANFIDPAITVKVAEGIDDYLNRHGYKSVKEIIGALEV from the coding sequence ATGGCAGATTTAAGTGTAAACATTGGTGAATTGCAAATGAAAAATCCGGTGATGACAGCATCCGGAACTTTTGGATATGGTGAAGAATTCGCCGATTTCATCGATATATCGCGAATAGGTGGTATAATTGTAAAGGGAACTACTCTTCACAAACGTGAAGGTAATCCGTATCCGCGTATGGCAGAGACTCCATCAGGTATGTTAAACGCTGTGGGACTGCAAAATAAGGGTGTACATTACTTTGTTGAACATATCTATCCGCGTATCAAGGATATAAAAACCAATATGATTGTGAATGTTTCAGGCTCTGCTATCGAAGATTATATGGAAACGGCTGCAATCATTAATGAACTTGTAAATATTCCTGCCATAGAATTAAACATATCCTGCCCTAATGTAAAGCAAGGTGGAATGGCATTTGGTGTCACAGCCAAAGGAGCGGAGGAAGTGGTAAAAGCCGTACGCTCAGTTTACAAAAAGACACTTATCGTAAAACTGTCACCCAATGTTACAGACATCACAGAAATAGCACGTGCTGCTGAAAATGGCGGTGCAGACAGCGTATCACTCATCAATACCTTGTTAGGAATGGCTGTAGATGCAGAACGCAGACGTCCCATCCTTTCCACGGTAACAGGCGGCATGTCCGGAGCAGCAGTGAAACCTATTGCACTCCGTATGGTATGGCAGGTTGCTAAGGCAGTAAAAATACCGGTCATAGGTTTAGGGGGCATCATGAATTGGAAAGATGCTGTGGAATTTATGCTCGCAGGTGCCTCTGCCATTCAAATCGGTACTGCAAACTTTATTGATCCGGCAATCACCGTGAAAGTTGCAGAAGGTATTGATGACTATCTGAACAGACACGGATATAAGTCAGTTAAAGAAATAATCGGTGCACTTGAGGTATGA
- a CDS encoding helix-turn-helix domain-containing protein: MSIKDRFKMIMDREQLTAGAFAESIEVAQATISHILASRNNPSTEVILKLHKRYNDINLEWLLTGKGNMSNNSPSVENNGFDYPLFADNPENPSNEPSTPENRKEIALEAPVNTPKEIVKQEIIYKERPPKKITEIRIFFDDNTYETFKPEN, translated from the coding sequence ATGAGTATAAAGGATAGATTTAAGATGATAATGGACAGGGAGCAGTTAACTGCTGGAGCATTTGCCGAAAGTATAGAAGTAGCTCAAGCCACTATTTCCCATATATTAGCCTCCCGTAATAATCCAAGTACAGAAGTTATTCTGAAACTTCACAAGCGGTATAATGACATCAACCTTGAATGGCTGCTAACAGGAAAAGGAAACATGAGCAATAATTCTCCATCCGTTGAAAACAACGGATTCGACTATCCTTTATTTGCTGACAATCCGGAAAATCCGTCCAATGAGCCAAGCACTCCGGAAAATCGCAAGGAAATCGCGTTAGAAGCTCCAGTAAATACGCCTAAAGAGATTGTAAAACAAGAGATTATCTATAAAGAAAGACCACCTAAAAAAATAACAGAAATAAGAATTTTCTTTGATGATAATACTTATGAAACATTCAAACCGGAAAATTAA
- the holA gene encoding DNA polymerase III subunit delta has product MAKQEITCDDILRELKAGQYRPIYYLMGEEPYYIDLISDYITDNVLNETEKEFNLTVVYGADVDVAAIINAAKRYPMMSEHQVVVVKEAQNIRNIEELSYYLQKPLLSTILVICHKHGVLDKRKKLAAEIEKSGILFESRKVKESQLPVFITSYMKRKGIDLEPKATSMLADFVGTDLSRLTGELEKLIITLPKGQTRVTPEQIERNIGISKDYNNFELRSAIVEKDVLKANRIIKYFEENPKTNPIQMTLSLLFGFFSNLMLAYYAPEKSEQGIAAFLGLKSPWQSREYLNAMRMYNGIKTMQIIGEIRYTDAKSKGVGNPSLNDSDLLRELVFKILH; this is encoded by the coding sequence ATGGCCAAGCAAGAAATTACGTGCGATGATATCCTAAGAGAACTGAAAGCTGGGCAATATCGTCCCATCTATTACCTGATGGGCGAAGAACCGTATTACATCGACCTCATCTCGGATTATATAACGGACAACGTACTGAATGAAACTGAAAAAGAATTCAACCTCACCGTTGTATATGGCGCAGATGTGGACGTGGCTGCAATTATCAATGCAGCCAAACGCTATCCCATGATGTCCGAGCACCAAGTGGTAGTAGTGAAGGAAGCACAGAACATACGCAATATAGAAGAGCTTTCCTACTACCTTCAAAAACCCTTGCTATCTACAATATTGGTAATATGCCACAAACATGGCGTATTGGATAAAAGGAAAAAACTCGCAGCTGAAATAGAGAAGTCGGGCATACTGTTTGAGTCCAGGAAAGTGAAAGAATCCCAACTGCCGGTATTCATCACATCCTATATGAAACGTAAAGGAATAGACCTTGAACCGAAAGCCACTTCCATGCTTGCCGACTTCGTAGGGACAGACCTCAGCCGCCTTACCGGAGAACTGGAAAAACTGATTATTACACTTCCAAAAGGTCAGACACGTGTCACCCCCGAACAGATAGAACGCAACATAGGAATCAGCAAGGATTATAATAACTTTGAACTCCGCAGCGCCATCGTGGAAAAGGATGTTCTAAAGGCTAACAGAATAATAAAATATTTTGAAGAAAATCCGAAAACCAATCCGATTCAAATGACTTTATCTTTACTTTTCGGATTCTTTTCCAATCTGATGCTAGCCTATTATGCCCCCGAAAAATCAGAGCAAGGCATCGCAGCATTCTTAGGTCTGAAGAGCCCGTGGCAGTCCCGCGAATATCTAAATGCCATGAGGATGTACAATGGAATAAAAACCATGCAGATCATCGGAGAGATACGATATACAGATGCCAAGTCTAAAGGAGTAGGAAACCCTTCCTTAAACGATAGCGACCTTTTACGGGAATTGGTCTTTAAAATCCTGCATTGA
- a CDS encoding dihydroorotate dehydrogenase electron transfer subunit: MKKYILDLTVTENVRLHANYALLKLTSPSLLPEMLPGQFAEIRVDGSPTTFLRRPISINYVDKQRNEVWFLIQLVGDGTKRLGAAKQGDIINVVLPLGNSFTMPEKPSDKLLLVGGGVGTAPMLYLGEQLAKNGSKPTFLLGARSDKDLLQLEDFAAYGDVYTTTEDGSHGEKGYVTQHSILSKVNFEQIYTCGPKPMMMAVAKYAKSKGTNCEVSLENMMACGIGACLCCVENTTEGHLCVCKEGPVFNINKLLWQI; this comes from the coding sequence ATGAAAAAATATATTTTAGATCTGACAGTGACCGAGAACGTCCGACTGCATGCCAATTATGCGCTGCTGAAATTGACTTCCCCGTCCCTGCTCCCGGAAATGCTTCCGGGACAATTTGCCGAAATTCGCGTAGACGGTTCACCCACTACTTTCCTGCGACGCCCTATCTCTATTAATTATGTAGACAAACAACGGAATGAGGTGTGGTTTCTAATCCAACTTGTAGGAGATGGAACCAAGCGATTAGGAGCGGCAAAACAAGGAGATATAATCAATGTGGTACTTCCATTAGGAAACAGCTTCACAATGCCTGAAAAGCCCTCGGATAAGCTCTTATTAGTAGGTGGCGGCGTAGGTACAGCACCGATGTTGTATTTAGGCGAGCAATTGGCGAAAAACGGAAGCAAACCCACCTTCTTATTAGGTGCCAGAAGCGATAAAGACTTGTTGCAATTAGAAGATTTTGCTGCCTATGGAGATGTATATACCACCACGGAAGACGGCAGTCATGGCGAAAAAGGATATGTCACCCAACATTCTATATTGAGCAAGGTGAACTTCGAACAAATATATACCTGCGGTCCTAAACCAATGATGATGGCTGTAGCCAAATATGCCAAAAGTAAAGGCACTAATTGTGAAGTGTCTTTAGAAAACATGATGGCATGCGGCATAGGCGCTTGCTTATGTTGTGTGGAAAATACCACAGAAGGTCATTTATGCGTATGTAAAGAAGGTCCGGTTTTTAATATAAACAAACTATTATGGCAGATTTAA
- a CDS encoding AMP nucleosidase yields the protein MKTKEEIVANWLPRYTKRNLEDFEEYILLTNFNKYVEIFAEKFNVPILGRDANMISASAEGITIVNFGMGSPNAAIIMDLLSAIQPKACLFLGKCGGIDKKNRIGDLILPIAAIRGEGTSNDYFPPEVPSLPAFMLQRAVSSAIRDHARDYWTGTVYTTNRRIWEHDEDFKEYLKKTRAMAVDMETATLFSCGFANHIPTGALLLVSDQPMIPEGVKTDKSDNIVTQNYVKEHVEIGIASLRMIIDAKKTVKHLKFDW from the coding sequence ATGAAAACAAAAGAAGAAATCGTAGCTAATTGGCTGCCCCGTTACACAAAACGTAACCTGGAGGATTTTGAAGAGTATATTCTGTTGACCAACTTCAACAAGTATGTCGAAATTTTTGCCGAAAAATTCAATGTTCCCATACTAGGCAGGGACGCTAATATGATTTCGGCCAGTGCGGAAGGAATAACGATCGTAAACTTCGGAATGGGAAGCCCCAACGCCGCCATCATCATGGACTTATTAAGTGCCATTCAGCCCAAAGCATGCCTGTTTTTGGGCAAGTGCGGAGGCATCGACAAGAAAAACAGGATAGGGGATCTTATCCTTCCAATCGCCGCTATCCGCGGTGAGGGTACTTCAAACGACTACTTCCCGCCGGAAGTTCCTTCACTGCCGGCTTTTATGCTGCAACGTGCCGTTTCTTCCGCCATTCGCGACCATGCCCGCGATTACTGGACCGGTACTGTATATACCACCAACCGCCGTATTTGGGAACACGATGAGGACTTTAAGGAGTATCTCAAAAAAACCCGTGCCATGGCAGTCGATATGGAAACGGCAACCTTGTTCAGTTGCGGCTTTGCCAATCATATCCCCACCGGAGCTTTGTTGCTGGTGTCCGACCAACCGATGATTCCGGAAGGCGTCAAAACCGATAAAAGCGATAACATAGTAACCCAAAACTATGTAAAGGAACATGTTGAAATCGGCATTGCATCTCTGCGCATGATTATTGATGCGAAGAAAACCGTAAAACATCTGAAATTCGACTGGTAA
- the bla gene encoding class A beta-lactamase, subclass A2 codes for MKLRYTLIGVLCFSINIVLQAQQQALEGKIAGFLKGKKATVGVAVLTDKDETILHNNKVHYPLLSVFKFHVALAVLDKMNREEIPLKHIVHVKASQLQPNTYSPLQQKHSGQDLDISLGELLQYSISLSDNNACDILIEYAGGIGHIHQYIRKLGINDFNLSETEDSMHRNPQKAYANWSTPSEMVRLLKMADEKNLFAPVYRDFLWKTMTETATGSNKLKGLLPSNTVVGHKTGSSDRNLKGVKMADNDAGIVIMPGGKKYYIAVFVTDSSETDEEDAAIIAHISRMVYDEMK; via the coding sequence ATGAAGCTTAGATATACTTTGATAGGCGTGTTGTGTTTCAGCATAAACATCGTTCTACAAGCACAACAGCAGGCATTGGAAGGCAAAATTGCCGGTTTCCTTAAAGGGAAGAAAGCCACGGTCGGCGTAGCCGTACTGACAGACAAAGACGAAACCATACTGCACAACAACAAGGTGCACTATCCGCTTCTGAGCGTATTCAAATTCCATGTAGCCCTGGCCGTATTGGATAAAATGAACAGAGAGGAAATCCCATTGAAACATATTGTTCATGTAAAAGCTTCCCAATTACAGCCAAATACCTACAGTCCGCTGCAGCAAAAGCATTCCGGTCAAGACCTGGATATATCATTGGGAGAGCTTTTACAATACAGCATCTCGCTAAGCGATAACAATGCCTGCGACATCCTCATAGAATATGCCGGTGGAATAGGGCATATTCATCAGTACATCAGGAAATTGGGCATCAATGATTTCAATTTGTCCGAAACGGAAGATTCCATGCACCGGAATCCCCAAAAGGCATACGCCAATTGGAGCACCCCTTCTGAAATGGTACGGTTACTGAAAATGGCCGATGAGAAAAATTTATTCGCCCCCGTGTACCGGGATTTCCTTTGGAAAACTATGACAGAAACAGCCACAGGAAGCAACAAACTAAAAGGCTTATTGCCTTCCAATACGGTTGTGGGGCATAAAACCGGTTCTTCCGATCGTAATTTGAAAGGCGTGAAGATGGCGGATAATGATGCCGGAATAGTAATCATGCCCGGTGGCAAGAAGTATTATATCGCTGTCTTCGTAACGGACTCAAGTGAAACGGACGAAGAGGATGCCGCTATCATCGCACACATTTCCCGGATGGTATACGATGAAATGAAGTAG
- a CDS encoding type I restriction enzyme HsdR N-terminal domain-containing protein: MFSLNLPAFEAKIITRDGKRSIFDVIRRRYVALTPEEWVRQHFVHFLMTHKGYPQALMANEVQVQLNGTKKRCDTVLYRRDLTARMIVEYKAPEVEITQKVFDQITRYNMVLKVDYLIVSNGIRHYCCRMDYEQNSYTFLQDIPDYASL; encoded by the coding sequence ATGTTCTCACTGAACCTGCCGGCGTTTGAAGCCAAGATTATTACAAGGGATGGAAAAAGAAGTATTTTCGATGTTATCCGCCGCCGATATGTTGCCTTGACCCCGGAAGAATGGGTGCGGCAGCATTTCGTACATTTTCTCATGACGCATAAGGGCTATCCGCAGGCACTGATGGCAAATGAGGTGCAGGTGCAGTTGAACGGTACTAAAAAGCGCTGCGATACAGTTCTTTACAGGCGTGACCTTACGGCACGCATGATTGTGGAATATAAGGCTCCCGAGGTGGAAATCACTCAGAAGGTCTTCGACCAGATTACCCGTTACAACATGGTGTTGAAAGTGGACTATCTGATAGTAAGTAACGGTATCCGGCATTATTGCTGCCGTATGGATTACGAACAGAACAGTTATACTTTTTTACAAGATATTCCAGACTACGCAAGCCTCTGA